Proteins co-encoded in one Flavivirga eckloniae genomic window:
- the yidD gene encoding membrane protein insertion efficiency factor YidD yields the protein MLKKLLTAPFLFLIKVYQILISPLTPATCRYQPTCSHYSKEALQRHGLFKGGWLAIKRIFSCHPWGGSGHDPVP from the coding sequence ATGCTAAAAAAACTACTAACAGCACCGTTTTTGTTTTTGATAAAAGTATATCAAATACTTATATCACCATTAACGCCTGCAACCTGTAGATATCAACCAACATGCTCCCACTATTCTAAAGAAGCTTTACAAAGACACGGTTTATTTAAAGGTGGCTGGTTAGCTATAAAACGTATTTTTAGTTGCCATCCCTGGGGAGGTTCAGGACATGACCCCGTGCCTTAA
- a CDS encoding LytTR family DNA-binding domain-containing protein gives MNYFWISIIHALTPPIVIYSIAFILGKLKKEDNWNILKEILFIFFIFFIIGLVQFLIRDIIYDNLNNWSWQYLFEEITNTFLVGTLFVVILIPINFNLLNSKHINNATILNNFINEKITLVKLKTDIVNIEGFEFDINQFIYAKSEGNYIEIYFDKEKPKKKLIRTTLKSLDALLKTYPNIIKTHRSYLINCNYVNKINGNAQGYQLQINESVVPVSRNMIKIFNKTMKNIS, from the coding sequence ATGAATTATTTCTGGATATCAATAATTCATGCATTAACTCCTCCCATTGTTATTTATAGTATAGCATTCATTTTAGGAAAATTAAAAAAAGAAGACAATTGGAATATTTTAAAAGAAATACTTTTTATTTTCTTTATTTTCTTTATTATAGGTTTAGTTCAATTTTTGATTAGAGATATTATTTACGACAACCTTAATAATTGGTCTTGGCAATATTTGTTTGAAGAAATAACAAATACATTTTTAGTGGGCACATTATTTGTTGTTATTCTAATTCCTATAAATTTTAATTTATTAAATAGTAAACATATCAATAATGCAACGATATTAAATAACTTTATTAATGAGAAAATAACTTTAGTTAAACTAAAAACAGATATTGTAAACATAGAAGGTTTTGAATTTGATATTAATCAATTTATATATGCTAAATCAGAAGGTAATTACATAGAAATATATTTTGATAAAGAAAAACCAAAGAAAAAACTAATAAGAACTACATTAAAAAGTTTAGATGCTCTTTTAAAAACATATCCAAACATTATTAAAACCCATCGTTCTTATTTAATTAATTGTAATTACGTAAATAAAATCAATGGAAACGCACAAGGTTACCAACTTCAAATTAATGAATCTGTTGTGCCCGTTTCAAGAAATATGATTAAGATTTTTAACAAGACAATGAAAAATATTTCATAG
- the folE gene encoding GTP cyclohydrolase I FolE: MKIENNIEQFDSLGDDHIGTSSNTPLRNDAFKLSNEEKIDIIKDDVRHIMETLGLDLTDDSLNGTPNRVAKMFVNEIFGGLDPKRKPSASTFENKYKYGEMLVEKNITVYSTCEHHLLPIVGKAHIAYISNGTVVGLSKMNRIVDYFAKRPQVQERLTIQVVKELQEVLGTQDVACVVDAKHLCVNSRGIRDIESSTVTSEFGGKFKEEATRREFLDYIKLDTKF; this comes from the coding sequence ATGAAAATTGAAAATAACATCGAACAATTCGATTCTTTAGGAGATGACCATATAGGAACTTCTTCAAATACACCATTACGAAATGATGCCTTTAAACTTTCTAACGAAGAAAAAATAGACATTATTAAGGATGATGTGCGTCATATTATGGAAACGTTAGGTCTTGACTTAACCGATGATAGTTTGAATGGTACACCAAACCGTGTTGCCAAAATGTTTGTTAATGAAATTTTTGGTGGACTGGATCCGAAAAGAAAACCAAGCGCTTCCACATTTGAAAATAAATATAAGTATGGTGAAATGCTTGTTGAGAAAAACATTACTGTTTATTCAACCTGTGAGCACCATTTATTGCCTATAGTTGGAAAAGCGCATATCGCCTATATCTCTAACGGAACTGTTGTCGGGCTATCTAAAATGAATCGTATAGTCGATTATTTTGCTAAACGTCCGCAAGTTCAAGAACGATTAACCATACAAGTAGTAAAAGAACTTCAGGAGGTTTTAGGAACTCAAGATGTTGCTTGTGTGGTAGATGCAAAACATTTGTGTGTTAATTCCAGAGGCATAAGAGATATTGAAAGTAGTACGGTAACTTCAGAATTTGGGGGTAAATTTAAAGAAGAAGCAACTCGTAGAGAATTTTTAGACTATATAAAATTAGATACAAAATTCTAG
- a CDS encoding acyltransferase family protein, with protein MKKQEMKTARYYYIDFLRVIAIIMMFIYHVFMVFVAEWGWHIKNKETSNVLLEINYWMASFRMPLLFFVSGYISYILMLRLNWKAFTIQRFIRLIIPTIIWTFILVAPQIYFERKLEGIDQSYFEFYQSFLEFKWWPNGNFHWLHLWFIPYLFCYNILSIPLFLLLKKNNRITKALSSFFKEPVSIFVFILIAILPCTFLSFYYKTTYDLINDWGRHSFFIFFIIAGLLLFRFQQIMTIIETKRHLFLSFAFLSILIINILRWNSWEPFDVWDNWIEKPQTYLFIGIINFNSWMWVFTFLGYGKKYLNKSSKLLNYMNTAVYPFYILHQTVIVIVGFYVVRTKDNISLKLLFLLIICFAITFLVYHLFIRPNNTIRFLFGMKRKNIK; from the coding sequence TTGAAAAAACAAGAAATGAAAACAGCACGATATTATTACATTGATTTTTTAAGAGTTATAGCCATTATAATGATGTTTATTTATCACGTTTTTATGGTTTTTGTGGCTGAATGGGGTTGGCATATCAAAAATAAAGAAACAAGTAATGTGCTTTTAGAAATTAACTATTGGATGGCATCTTTTAGAATGCCTTTGCTATTCTTTGTTTCGGGATACATCTCTTATATTCTTATGCTACGATTAAATTGGAAAGCATTCACTATTCAACGATTTATACGTTTAATAATCCCTACAATTATTTGGACTTTTATCCTTGTAGCTCCCCAAATATATTTTGAACGAAAATTAGAAGGGATTGACCAAAGCTACTTTGAATTTTATCAATCTTTTTTAGAGTTTAAATGGTGGCCAAATGGAAATTTTCACTGGTTACATTTATGGTTTATCCCCTATTTATTTTGTTATAATATCCTATCAATTCCATTATTCTTATTATTAAAGAAAAACAATCGAATAACTAAAGCTTTAAGTTCTTTTTTCAAAGAACCCGTTTCCATATTTGTGTTCATTTTAATAGCAATTCTTCCTTGCACATTTCTATCTTTTTATTATAAAACTACATATGATTTAATAAATGATTGGGGAAGGCATTCATTTTTTATATTTTTCATTATTGCAGGATTACTACTTTTTAGATTTCAACAAATAATGACAATTATTGAAACAAAAAGACATTTATTCTTAAGTTTTGCTTTTTTGTCAATCTTAATAATTAATATCTTAAGATGGAATAGTTGGGAACCATTTGACGTTTGGGATAACTGGATTGAAAAACCCCAAACCTATCTTTTTATTGGTATTATAAATTTTAATTCTTGGATGTGGGTATTCACCTTTTTAGGTTATGGTAAAAAATATTTAAATAAAAGTAGTAAACTCTTAAATTATATGAATACTGCTGTGTACCCCTTTTATATTTTACATCAAACAGTAATTGTAATTGTAGGTTTTTATGTAGTAAGAACTAAAGACAATATTTCTTTAAAGCTTTTGTTTTTATTAATTATATGTTTCGCCATTACTTTTCTCGTTTATCATTTATTTATTCGTCCAAATAATACAATAAGGTTTCTTTTTGGAATGAAGAGAAAAAATATAAAATAG
- a CDS encoding ankyrin repeat domain-containing protein: MKKTLFILVFSLTGLSVSAQNIHRTVCQGNLVRLDSMLINNAIDVKDNRGRSLLHWAVACKQKEVFDFLVQKEININGEDFQKKIPMHIAVHFGNEEYFDLLLELQPNNDWIDKYGGSLMEKAVTRKDSTFIKKLVSSGIDINCTNERGSTALEISQRLNAKEISKFLLLLGADQNKVRSIEMKGKYMGQPDPGLTPKLFAPNFISTEEQEFGSYFNSNGTEFYFGVDTDGKSEIRYSKLIGDKWSKPKTILSHDRYGFNDPFLSNDENRLYFISKRALDGLGEPKDVDIWYVQKDKNGWSEPINTGTNINTNGDEYYISFTHDGTMYFSSDGHATEKGKETNHDIYYSKFIDGEFQKPVALDNSINTEAYEADVFISPDESYIIFCSTREDDSYGRGDLYISFKDSNGSWTKAVNMGKEINTQYYEYCPVVTKDGKYLFYTRNQDIYWVSTEIINEIKERNR; this comes from the coding sequence ATGAAAAAAACATTATTTATTCTCGTTTTTTCCTTGACCGGTCTAAGTGTATCTGCACAAAACATACATAGAACAGTTTGCCAAGGTAATTTGGTGAGATTGGATAGTATGTTAATAAATAACGCAATAGATGTAAAGGATAATCGCGGTAGGTCTTTATTACATTGGGCCGTTGCCTGTAAGCAAAAAGAAGTCTTTGATTTCCTGGTTCAAAAAGAAATAAACATCAATGGGGAAGATTTCCAGAAAAAAATCCCAATGCATATCGCAGTTCATTTTGGTAACGAAGAATATTTTGACTTGTTACTTGAATTACAACCCAATAATGACTGGATAGACAAATACGGAGGGTCGCTTATGGAAAAGGCAGTGACAAGGAAAGACAGTACATTTATTAAAAAATTAGTTAGTAGTGGTATTGATATCAATTGCACAAATGAAAGGGGAAGTACAGCCTTGGAAATTTCACAAAGATTGAATGCAAAAGAAATCTCTAAGTTTTTACTTTTATTGGGAGCAGATCAGAATAAGGTTCGCTCTATTGAAATGAAAGGAAAATATATGGGGCAACCCGATCCTGGGTTAACACCAAAACTATTCGCACCGAACTTTATTTCTACCGAAGAACAGGAATTTGGTTCATATTTTAATTCAAATGGCACAGAATTTTATTTTGGTGTGGATACGGACGGGAAAAGTGAAATCCGATATTCAAAACTTATAGGAGATAAATGGTCTAAGCCAAAAACAATACTCTCTCATGATCGCTATGGTTTCAATGACCCATTTTTATCTAACGATGAAAACAGATTATACTTCATCTCGAAAAGAGCCTTGGATGGTTTGGGAGAACCTAAAGATGTTGACATTTGGTATGTCCAAAAGGATAAGAACGGATGGTCTGAACCCATTAATACTGGGACAAATATTAACACGAATGGAGATGAATATTATATTTCGTTTACACATGATGGAACCATGTATTTTTCATCAGATGGGCATGCTACTGAAAAAGGTAAAGAAACCAACCACGATATCTACTACTCAAAATTTATTGATGGTGAATTTCAAAAGCCTGTGGCTCTTGACAATTCAATAAATACAGAAGCTTATGAAGCGGATGTTTTTATATCTCCAGATGAATCTTATATCATTTTTTGTTCTACAAGAGAAGATGATAGTTATGGACGTGGAGATTTATACATAAGTTTTAAGGACTCGAATGGTTCATGGACAAAAGCAGTCAATATGGGGAAGGAAATAAATACACAATATTATGAATATTGTCCTGTTGTGACTAAAGATGGAAAATATTTGTTTTATACAAGGAATCAGGATATTTATTGGGTGAGTACAGAAATAATTAATGAAATAAAAGAAAGAAACAGATAA
- a CDS encoding OmpP1/FadL family transporter, with protein MKKLHLLFIGVLSMSTIYAQDITDALRFSQDNIQGTARFRALSGAFGALGGDLSGLSLNPAGSAVFSRSHASFTLSNSESNSDTQYYNGLNSTNDSNFNIDQGGFAFVFASNTNSPWRKFSIGISYEKTSDHDINWIARGTNTDNDPNFNNSIASYFYDHANGKRLDQISALPEESLSDAYQDIGFFNGFSHQQAFLGYESFILEPENDDNANTVYTSNISPGNFDHDYTYASTGYNGKITFNLATQYKDNLYLGVNLNSHFINYERSTLLFEDNNNAGSIVNSVEFRNNLSTTGNGFSFQLGGILKLTSAVRLGLTYNSPIWYTIEEETTQFLATVRDEGGSNEVQVINPDVVNVLPQYKLQTPAKITGSFAYVFGKRGLISFDYSRKDYSKTKFRPTTDTYFAEQNNIISNRLTDAATYRIGGEYKHEQFSFRGGYRLEESPYKDGFTIGDLNGYSFGVGYNFGNTKLDITYDHSERSFRNELYRLEFDNAPEASIDNSNSNITLSLSFNI; from the coding sequence ATGAAAAAGTTACATTTACTGTTCATAGGTGTGCTATCTATGTCTACAATTTATGCTCAAGATATTACAGATGCCTTAAGATTCTCCCAGGATAATATACAGGGAACAGCTCGTTTTAGGGCATTAAGCGGAGCTTTTGGAGCACTGGGTGGAGATTTGAGCGGATTAAGTTTAAATCCTGCTGGCTCTGCTGTTTTTAGCAGAAGTCATGCCTCTTTCACTTTATCGAATTCAGAATCTAATAGCGATACGCAATACTATAATGGGTTAAATAGCACCAACGATTCTAATTTCAATATAGACCAAGGTGGGTTTGCTTTTGTATTTGCCAGCAATACCAATTCTCCATGGAGAAAGTTTTCAATTGGTATTTCTTACGAAAAAACCAGCGACCATGACATAAATTGGATAGCCAGAGGCACAAACACAGATAATGACCCTAATTTTAACAATTCGATAGCTAGTTACTTTTACGATCATGCAAATGGTAAACGATTAGATCAAATATCTGCTTTACCAGAAGAGTCTCTAAGTGATGCTTATCAAGACATAGGTTTTTTTAACGGTTTTTCCCATCAACAAGCATTTTTAGGTTATGAGTCATTCATTCTTGAACCAGAAAACGATGATAATGCAAATACAGTATACACTTCTAATATAAGCCCTGGAAATTTTGATCATGATTATACCTATGCTTCAACAGGATATAATGGTAAAATCACATTTAATTTAGCAACCCAATATAAAGACAATTTATATTTAGGAGTAAACTTAAATTCTCATTTTATCAACTACGAACGCTCTACTTTGCTATTTGAAGATAATAACAACGCAGGATCTATTGTCAACAGCGTGGAATTTAGAAATAATTTATCTACTACCGGTAATGGGTTTTCTTTCCAATTAGGAGGCATTTTAAAACTAACTAGTGCAGTTAGACTTGGACTTACATACAACTCCCCTATCTGGTACACTATTGAAGAAGAAACCACACAATTCCTAGCTACTGTAAGAGACGAGGGAGGATCTAATGAAGTACAGGTTATCAATCCAGACGTTGTAAATGTTCTTCCGCAATACAAACTACAAACCCCGGCTAAAATCACAGGAAGTTTTGCTTATGTTTTTGGAAAGCGTGGTCTTATTAGTTTCGATTATTCTCGTAAAGATTACAGCAAAACAAAGTTTAGACCTACAACAGACACCTATTTTGCCGAACAGAATAACATTATAAGCAATAGACTAACAGATGCTGCTACTTATAGAATTGGTGGTGAATATAAACATGAACAATTTAGTTTTAGAGGCGGATACCGTCTTGAAGAAAGCCCGTATAAAGATGGCTTTACTATTGGCGATTTAAATGGCTACTCTTTTGGAGTTGGTTATAACTTTGGAAATACCAAATTGGATATTACATACGATCATTCAGAAAGGTCGTTTAGAAATGAACTATACCGTTTAGAATTTGATAATGCTCCTGAAGCCAGTATAGACAATTCAAACTCAAATATAACTTTGTCCTTAAGCTTTAATATTTAG
- the cysS gene encoding cysteine--tRNA ligase — MHLFQHQQIKIYNSLTGEKETFKPINEGYVGMYVCGPTVYSNVHLGNVRTFMSFDMIFRYLKHLGYKVRYVRNITDAGHLENDADAGEDKITKKARLEQIEPMEVVQRYTVDFHNILNTFNFLPPSIEPTATGHIIEQIELIKSIIDNGFAYEVNGSVYFDVHKFNETNDYGKLSKRKLDDLIHNTRELDGQSDKKNPQDFALWKKAEPQHIMRWPSPWSDGFPGWHLECTAMSTKYLGEQFDIHGGGMDLKFPHHECEIAQNEAAKGKSPVNYWMHANMLELNGQRMSKTTGNTVNPDELLSGNNKFFSKAYGPSVIRFFNAQSSYRSVLDLTDDGLLASEKGFYRLMDAVNLLDGLKASETSTIDVNTWKQKCYDAMNDDFNSPILISHLFEASKYINQIKEGSETLSAEDLNLFKTTINIFVFDVLGLENASKSDSGTDKLSGAVDILIKLRQEARANKDFALSDKIRDELAEVGIQLKDGKDGTTFSVN, encoded by the coding sequence ATGCACCTTTTTCAGCATCAACAAATTAAAATATACAATTCACTTACTGGAGAAAAAGAAACATTCAAACCAATTAACGAAGGTTATGTAGGTATGTATGTGTGTGGTCCAACCGTTTACAGTAATGTACACTTAGGTAACGTAAGAACTTTTATGTCTTTCGATATGATATTTAGATATCTAAAACATTTAGGTTATAAAGTACGCTACGTTAGAAATATTACAGACGCTGGTCATTTAGAAAATGATGCCGATGCCGGTGAAGATAAAATCACTAAAAAAGCGCGTTTAGAGCAAATTGAACCTATGGAAGTTGTGCAGCGCTATACCGTTGATTTTCACAACATTCTAAATACCTTCAATTTTTTACCGCCTAGTATAGAGCCTACAGCCACAGGTCATATTATAGAGCAAATCGAGCTTATAAAAAGTATTATTGATAATGGTTTCGCTTACGAAGTAAATGGTTCTGTTTACTTTGATGTGCATAAATTCAATGAAACAAACGACTACGGAAAATTAAGCAAGCGTAAACTTGACGATTTAATTCATAATACCCGAGAGCTAGACGGACAAAGCGATAAAAAGAATCCTCAGGATTTTGCACTTTGGAAAAAAGCTGAACCACAACATATTATGCGTTGGCCATCTCCCTGGAGCGATGGTTTCCCGGGTTGGCACTTAGAGTGTACAGCTATGAGTACTAAGTACTTAGGCGAACAATTTGATATTCACGGTGGCGGTATGGATTTAAAATTCCCGCACCACGAATGTGAAATTGCTCAAAATGAAGCTGCTAAAGGAAAATCGCCTGTAAACTATTGGATGCATGCCAATATGTTAGAGCTTAACGGACAGCGTATGTCTAAAACAACTGGAAACACAGTGAATCCAGACGAATTATTATCTGGGAATAATAAATTCTTTAGTAAAGCTTACGGCCCTAGTGTGATTAGGTTTTTTAATGCACAATCGTCTTATCGAAGTGTTTTAGATTTAACTGATGATGGTTTATTAGCTAGCGAAAAAGGCTTTTACAGATTAATGGATGCTGTTAATTTGTTAGATGGCTTAAAAGCTTCTGAAACGTCTACAATAGATGTAAACACCTGGAAACAGAAGTGCTATGATGCTATGAATGATGATTTTAATTCACCTATTTTAATTTCGCATTTATTTGAAGCTTCTAAATACATCAATCAAATTAAGGAAGGCTCAGAAACATTGTCTGCCGAAGATTTAAATCTTTTTAAGACTACCATCAATATTTTTGTTTTTGATGTATTAGGTCTTGAAAATGCTTCTAAAAGTGATTCAGGAACGGATAAACTATCCGGAGCCGTTGATATATTAATTAAACTAAGACAAGAAGCCAGAGCGAATAAAGACTTTGCTTTATCTGATAAAATCCGAGACGAATTAGCCGAAGTTGGTATTCAGCTTAAGGATGGTAAAGATGGTACTACGTTTTCGGTTAATTAA
- a CDS encoding four helix bundle protein encodes MHIYSFEKLEVWKEAIQLAVNTYKITDLYPNEEKFGLVSQMRRSSVSVSSNIAEGTVRLANKNKAHFMTIAYSSTLELLNQSIISKEFNFISEESYKNIRLEVESITNKINALKNHFLKA; translated from the coding sequence ATGCATATTTACTCATTTGAAAAACTAGAAGTTTGGAAAGAGGCCATTCAGCTAGCTGTTAACACTTATAAAATAACAGATTTATACCCAAATGAAGAAAAATTTGGATTAGTCTCCCAAATGAGAAGAAGCTCTGTTTCGGTTTCCTCAAATATTGCTGAGGGAACGGTGAGGCTTGCAAATAAAAATAAGGCACACTTCATGACAATAGCATATAGTTCTACCTTAGAACTATTAAATCAATCAATAATTTCAAAAGAATTTAATTTTATTTCTGAAGAAAGCTATAAAAATATTAGATTAGAGGTGGAATCAATAACCAATAAGATTAATGCTCTAAAAAATCATTTTTTGAAAGCTTAA